From one Citrobacter sp. Marseille-Q6884 genomic stretch:
- a CDS encoding DMSO/selenate family reductase complex B subunit, translating to MNAQYGFFIDSARCTGCKTCELACKDYKDLTPDVSFRRIYEYAGGNWQEDNGVWHQNVFAYYLSIACNHCDDPACTKVCPSGAMHKREDGFVVVDEDVCIGCRYCHMACPYGAPQYNAAKGHMTKCDGCHDRVADGKKPICVESCPLRALDFGPIDELRKKHGTLAAVAPLPGAYFTKPNIVIKPNANSRPTGDSTGYLANPREV from the coding sequence ATGAATGCGCAATACGGATTTTTTATCGACTCCGCCCGTTGCACAGGCTGTAAAACCTGCGAACTGGCGTGTAAAGACTATAAAGACTTAACCCCGGATGTGAGCTTTCGCCGTATTTACGAATACGCTGGCGGCAACTGGCAGGAAGATAACGGCGTCTGGCATCAAAATGTCTTCGCGTATTATCTCTCTATTGCCTGCAACCATTGCGACGACCCTGCCTGTACGAAAGTTTGCCCGAGCGGCGCCATGCATAAACGTGAAGACGGATTTGTCGTGGTGGATGAAGACGTCTGCATCGGCTGCCGTTACTGCCATATGGCCTGCCCGTACGGCGCGCCGCAATATAATGCTGCCAAAGGGCATATGACCAAATGCGACGGCTGCCACGACCGCGTCGCTGACGGGAAAAAACCGATCTGCGTCGAGTCCTGCCCGTTACGTGCCCTGGATTTTGGCCCCATTGATGAACTACGCAAAAAGCACGGTACGCTGGCTGCCGTTGCGCCGCTACCCGGCGCGTACTTCACCAAACCGAATATTGTGATCAAACCTAACGCCAATAGCCGTCCAACCGGGGACTCCACCGGTTATCTGGCAAACCCGAGGGAGGTGTAA
- a CDS encoding dimethyl sulfoxide reductase anchor subunit family protein gives MGNGWHEWPLVLFTVLGQCVAGALIVSGAGWLTAKETATKQRIVRGMFFLWVVMGIGFLASVMHLGSPLRALNSLNRVGESALSNEIACGSLFFAVGGFWWLVAFIGKMPAALGKIWLLVSMILGVVFVWAMTNVYQIDTVPTWYNGYTTVAFFMTMLLAGPLFAALLLRAAGVSFNATPFASLSVLALLISAAVIALQGLSLGLIHSSVQQANALVPDYGSLQVWRIVLLAAGLGCWICPLIRRKDPHIAGLALGLVLVLVGEFIGRGLFYGLHMTVGMAVAG, from the coding sequence ATGGGAAATGGATGGCATGAATGGCCCCTGGTTCTGTTTACCGTGCTGGGTCAATGCGTCGCTGGCGCATTGATCGTTAGCGGAGCGGGCTGGTTGACGGCCAAAGAGACTGCGACAAAGCAACGTATCGTTCGCGGGATGTTCTTTCTGTGGGTAGTGATGGGGATCGGTTTTCTCGCCTCGGTCATGCACCTGGGTTCTCCCCTTCGTGCGCTTAATTCACTTAACAGAGTGGGTGAATCGGCACTGAGTAACGAAATCGCCTGCGGATCACTGTTTTTTGCCGTAGGGGGTTTCTGGTGGCTGGTGGCTTTTATCGGTAAAATGCCAGCCGCATTAGGCAAAATCTGGTTACTGGTGAGCATGATCCTCGGCGTGGTATTTGTCTGGGCAATGACAAACGTTTACCAGATAGATACGGTGCCAACCTGGTATAATGGCTATACAACGGTGGCCTTTTTTATGACGATGCTGCTGGCAGGGCCGCTATTTGCCGCTCTCCTGCTGCGCGCCGCGGGTGTTTCCTTTAACGCAACACCATTCGCCAGTCTCAGCGTACTGGCGCTGTTGATCAGTGCGGCTGTTATTGCCCTGCAAGGTTTGTCGCTCGGCCTCATTCATAGCTCGGTGCAACAGGCAAACGCACTGGTTCCCGACTATGGTAGCTTGCAGGTTTGGCGCATCGTGTTGCTGGCTGCTGGGCTGGGGTGCTGGATTTGCCCGCTGATCCGCCGCAAAGACCCGCATATTGCGGGACTCGCGCTGGGATTAGTATTGGTACTTGTCGGTGAATTTATCGGCCGTGGCTTGTTTTATGGTCTGCATATGACAGTCGGGATGGCTGTTGCAGGTTAA
- the dmsD gene encoding Tat proofreading chaperone DmsD, with product MTHFSQRDNFSTAARVLGALFYSAPDSAEAAPLVSALTADGWQTQWPLPEDALSPLVTKFQADADETLPHAWQRLFIGPYALPAPPWGSVWLDRENVLFGDSTLALRQWMRDNGIQFATHQNEPEDHIGALLLLVAWLAENERDTECEQLLAWHLLPWSARFLEIFVEKAEHPFYQALGELTRQTLAHWQAQLLIPVARKPLFR from the coding sequence ATGACCCATTTTTCTCAACGTGACAATTTTTCCACCGCGGCTCGGGTGCTGGGCGCGCTGTTTTACTCTGCACCAGACAGCGCCGAAGCCGCTCCGTTAGTCTCCGCACTCACTGCCGATGGCTGGCAGACACAGTGGCCGCTGCCAGAGGATGCGCTGTCCCCGCTGGTGACAAAATTTCAGGCTGACGCCGATGAAACACTTCCGCACGCCTGGCAGCGTTTGTTTATCGGTCCTTATGCGCTCCCCGCGCCACCCTGGGGATCTGTCTGGTTGGATCGTGAAAATGTCTTATTTGGTGACTCCACGCTGGCATTACGGCAGTGGATGCGGGACAACGGTATCCAGTTTGCCACGCACCAGAATGAACCAGAAGATCACATTGGTGCGCTGTTGTTGTTGGTAGCCTGGCTTGCGGAAAACGAACGTGACACCGAGTGTGAGCAGCTGCTGGCCTGGCATTTGTTACCGTGGTCGGCACGTTTTCTGGAGATCTTCGTCGAGAAAGCTGAACATCCATTCTACCAGGCACTGGGAGAACTGACCCGTCAGACCCTCGCGCACTGGCAGGCTCAGTTGTTGATCCCCGTCGCGAGGAAACCGTTATTTCGCTGA
- the clcB gene encoding voltage-gated ClC-type chloride channel ClcB gives MHHLHVYPDLRAMFRRLLFAALIGILAALAVAGFRHAMLLLEWFFLSNTTGSLVNAAANLSPFRRMLTPALGGLAAGLLLWGWQKFNQLRPQAPTDYMEALQTDGQFDVSASLVKSLASLLVVASGSAIGREGAMILLAALAASCFAQRFTPRTEWKLWIACGAAAGMAAAYHAPLAGSLFIAEVLFGTLILASLGPVVVSAVVALLTTNVLSDSNALLYTVHLTRELHALEYVMIVSTGLAAGVCGPLFMWLMTTSHNGFLRLKLSPPWQLAAGGLIVGLLSLLTPTVWGNGYSVVQSFLLSPPLLTAISGIFICKLLAVLASSGSGAPGGVFTPTLFVGLSIGMLFGRMWGFWLPGTDEIAILLGLTGMATLLAATTHAPIMSTLMVCEMTGEYRLLPGLLIACVVASVVSRTLRQDSIYRQHTTEH, from the coding sequence ATGCATCATTTACATGTTTACCCTGACCTGCGCGCGATGTTTCGCCGTCTGCTGTTTGCCGCGCTGATTGGTATCCTCGCTGCGCTGGCTGTCGCAGGGTTTCGCCACGCCATGTTACTCCTGGAGTGGTTTTTCCTGAGTAACACCACTGGCAGTCTGGTCAATGCAGCCGCGAACCTGTCACCGTTCAGACGCATGCTGACGCCAGCATTGGGGGGCCTTGCGGCAGGATTACTGCTGTGGGGTTGGCAAAAATTCAACCAGTTACGTCCGCAAGCCCCTACTGATTACATGGAAGCCCTGCAAACTGACGGGCAGTTCGACGTCAGCGCAAGTCTGGTGAAATCACTGGCATCGTTGCTGGTCGTCGCCAGCGGAAGCGCGATTGGTCGCGAAGGCGCAATGATATTGCTCGCCGCGCTGGCAGCCTCCTGTTTTGCACAACGCTTTACACCGCGCACAGAATGGAAACTCTGGATTGCCTGCGGAGCCGCTGCGGGGATGGCTGCCGCGTATCATGCTCCTCTGGCGGGCAGCCTGTTCATCGCCGAAGTGCTGTTTGGCACCTTGATTCTGGCGTCACTGGGCCCTGTGGTTGTCTCCGCGGTTGTCGCACTGTTAACCACAAACGTACTCAGCGACAGCAACGCGCTGCTTTATACCGTGCATTTAACGCGGGAGCTTCACGCGCTGGAGTACGTGATGATTGTCAGCACCGGTCTGGCAGCTGGTGTCTGTGGACCGTTGTTTATGTGGCTGATGACCACCAGCCATAACGGTTTTTTACGCTTAAAACTCTCCCCACCCTGGCAGTTAGCGGCGGGCGGACTCATCGTCGGACTGCTCTCGTTACTGACACCAACCGTCTGGGGGAATGGCTACAGCGTGGTGCAGTCGTTTTTGCTCTCACCCCCGCTGCTGACCGCCATCTCCGGGATCTTCATTTGCAAGTTATTGGCTGTGCTCGCCAGCAGTGGTTCAGGCGCTCCAGGGGGCGTGTTTACCCCGACCCTGTTTGTTGGTCTGTCGATTGGTATGCTGTTTGGTCGTATGTGGGGATTCTGGCTGCCGGGAACGGATGAGATTGCCATACTGCTTGGATTAACGGGGATGGCCACGCTGCTGGCAGCGACTACGCATGCGCCTATCATGTCAACGCTGATGGTTTGTGAAATGACCGGGGAGTATCGTCTGCTCCCCGGACTATTGATAGCCTGTGTCGTGGCGTCTGTCGTATCGCGGACGTTACGCCAGGACTCGATCTACCGACAGCACACTACCGAGCATTGA
- the bioD gene encoding dethiobiotin synthase, which yields MLKRFFITGTDTSVGKTVVSRALLQALASGGKRVAGYKPVAKGSKETPEGLRNKDALVLQSVSSIELPYEAINPIALSEDESSVAHSGPVNYTLLSNGLASLSEKVDHVVVEGTGGWRSLMNDLRPLSEWVVQEQLPVLMVVGIQEGCINHAILTAQAIASDGLPLIGWVANRINPGLAHYAEIIDVLSKKLPAPLIGELPYLPRAEQRELSQYIRLSMLGSVLSVDRVLA from the coding sequence ATGCTGAAGCGTTTCTTTATTACAGGTACAGACACTTCTGTTGGGAAGACAGTGGTTTCCCGCGCATTACTACAAGCGTTAGCGTCAGGGGGTAAACGTGTTGCGGGCTACAAACCCGTGGCTAAAGGTAGTAAAGAGACCCCGGAAGGCCTGCGCAACAAAGATGCGCTGGTGCTGCAAAGTGTCTCTTCCATTGAACTGCCTTACGAGGCGATCAACCCTATCGCACTGAGCGAAGACGAAAGTAGCGTGGCGCATAGCGGCCCCGTTAACTACACCTTGCTGTCTAACGGACTCGCGAGCCTGAGCGAAAAGGTTGATCACGTTGTCGTTGAAGGCACCGGAGGCTGGCGCAGCCTGATGAACGATCTGCGTCCGTTATCGGAGTGGGTGGTACAAGAACAGTTGCCCGTACTGATGGTAGTGGGTATTCAGGAAGGGTGTATTAATCATGCCATCCTGACGGCGCAGGCGATTGCCAGCGATGGACTGCCGCTGATTGGTTGGGTCGCAAACCGAATCAACCCGGGCCTGGCGCATTATGCGGAAATCATTGATGTGCTGAGCAAAAAATTACCGGCACCGCTGATCGGTGAACTGCCGTATTTGCCGCGCGCTGAGCAGCGTGAGCTTTCCCAGTATATTCGCCTTTCAATGCTCGGTAGTGTGCTGTCGGTAGATCGAGTCCTGGCGTAA
- the mlc gene encoding sugar metabolism global transcriptional regulator Mlc: MVADSQPGHIDQIKQTNAGAVYRLIDQLGPVSRIDLSRLAQLAPASITKIVREMLEAHLVQELEIKEAGSRGRPAVGLVVETEAWHYLSIRISRGEIFLALRDLSSKLVVEDCLEMALVSETPLLERIIAQVDQFFIRHQQKLERLTSIAITLPGIIDTENGVVHRMPFYDDVKEMPLGEALEQHTGVPVYIQHDISAWTMAEALFGASRGARDVIQVVIDHNVGAGVITDGHLLHAGSSSLVEIGHTQVDPYGKRCYCGNHGCLETIASVDSVLELAQVRLKQSMSSSLHGQPLTVDSLCQAAMQGDLLAKDIISGVGTHVGRILAIMVNLFNPQKILIGSPLSKAADILFPTIADSIRQQALPAYSQHIVVESTQFTNQGTMAGAALVKDAMYNGSLLIRLLQG; the protein is encoded by the coding sequence GTGGTTGCTGATAGTCAGCCTGGGCATATCGATCAAATTAAGCAGACCAATGCGGGCGCGGTGTATCGCCTGATTGATCAGCTTGGACCGGTATCGCGTATTGATCTCTCTCGCCTGGCACAATTGGCGCCAGCCAGTATCACAAAAATTGTGCGAGAAATGCTCGAAGCGCATTTGGTGCAAGAGCTGGAAATAAAAGAAGCGGGGAGTCGTGGGCGTCCGGCAGTTGGCCTGGTGGTTGAAACGGAAGCGTGGCACTACTTATCCATTCGTATTAGTCGCGGCGAAATTTTTCTCGCGTTACGCGATCTCAGCAGCAAGCTGGTGGTTGAAGACTGTCTTGAAATGGCGCTGGTCTCAGAGACCCCATTGCTTGAACGTATTATCGCGCAGGTCGATCAGTTTTTTATCCGTCACCAGCAAAAGCTCGAGCGGTTAACCTCTATCGCCATCACCTTGCCCGGCATTATCGATACTGAAAACGGCGTCGTTCATCGCATGCCGTTTTATGATGATGTGAAAGAAATGCCGCTGGGTGAAGCGCTTGAGCAGCATACCGGTGTGCCGGTCTACATTCAGCACGATATCAGCGCATGGACCATGGCCGAAGCGCTTTTTGGCGCGTCGCGCGGGGCCCGCGATGTGATTCAGGTGGTGATTGACCACAACGTAGGGGCTGGCGTGATTACCGATGGTCATTTGCTGCATGCGGGCAGTAGCAGCCTGGTGGAAATCGGCCATACGCAGGTCGATCCTTACGGCAAACGCTGCTATTGCGGCAACCACGGTTGTCTGGAGACAATCGCCAGCGTAGACAGTGTGCTTGAGCTGGCGCAGGTACGGCTAAAGCAGTCGATGAGTTCCTCATTACATGGGCAGCCACTGACGGTGGATTCACTGTGCCAGGCGGCCATGCAGGGCGATTTATTGGCGAAAGATATTATTAGCGGCGTCGGAACTCATGTGGGCCGGATCCTTGCCATCATGGTGAATTTATTCAACCCGCAAAAGATTCTGATCGGTTCTCCGCTCAGTAAGGCAGCCGACATTTTGTTCCCGACCATTGCTGACAGCATTCGTCAGCAAGCGCTTCCCGCCTACAGTCAGCATATTGTTGTCGAAAGTACACAGTTTACCAACCAGGGGACGATGGCTGGAGCTGCTCTTGTTAAGGACGCGATGTATAACGGTTCTTTGTTGATTCGTCTATTACAGGGTTAA
- a CDS encoding LysR family transcriptional regulator, with protein sequence MNIELRHLRYFVAVAEELHFGRAAARLNISQPPLSQQIQILEQQVGARLLARTNRSVALTAAGKQFLADSRQILGLVNEAAARAERLHLGEAGELRIGFTSSAPFIKAVSDTLSHFRQCYPAVHMQTREMNTREQIAPLNEGTLDMGLLRNTQLPDTLNWEVILHEPLMAMIPRVHPLAQKPVVTLAELASEPFVFFDPHVGTGLYDDILGLMRRYGLTPTITQEVGEAMTIIGLVAAGLGVSILPASFKRVQLDEMCWLPIAEEDAVSEMWLVWPKHREQSHAAQRFRQQLIAAVQGT encoded by the coding sequence ATGAATATCGAACTGCGTCATCTGCGTTACTTTGTGGCCGTGGCCGAAGAGCTACATTTTGGTCGTGCGGCAGCACGGCTGAATATCTCGCAACCCCCGTTGAGTCAGCAGATCCAGATCCTCGAGCAGCAGGTGGGTGCCCGGTTACTGGCGCGGACGAATCGGAGCGTAGCATTGACCGCCGCAGGTAAACAGTTTTTGGCGGACAGCAGACAGATTCTCGGACTGGTGAACGAGGCCGCAGCAAGAGCTGAGCGCCTGCATCTCGGTGAGGCCGGGGAACTGCGCATTGGCTTTACCTCCTCCGCGCCATTTATTAAGGCCGTGTCCGATACGTTATCCCATTTTCGCCAGTGTTATCCGGCTGTGCATATGCAAACCCGTGAAATGAATACGCGTGAACAAATTGCGCCGCTCAACGAAGGCACGCTGGATATGGGGTTGCTGCGCAATACGCAACTCCCGGACACCCTGAACTGGGAGGTCATCCTCCATGAACCGTTAATGGCGATGATCCCCCGTGTACATCCCCTGGCGCAAAAACCGGTAGTTACGCTGGCGGAACTGGCCAGTGAGCCTTTTGTCTTTTTTGACCCCCATGTGGGCACCGGGTTGTATGACGATATTCTTGGTCTGATGCGCCGCTACGGCCTGACGCCGACGATCACTCAGGAGGTGGGGGAAGCCATGACCATCATCGGTCTGGTGGCGGCTGGATTAGGCGTCTCCATTCTGCCCGCGTCATTTAAACGGGTACAACTGGATGAAATGTGCTGGCTTCCCATCGCGGAAGAAGATGCTGTGTCTGAAATGTGGTTGGTTTGGCCCAAACATCGTGAACAAAGTCATGCTGCCCAACGCTTTCGTCAGCAGCTTATAGCGGCTGTTCAGGGCACTTAA
- a CDS encoding MFS transporter: MSRTTIVDTAPASGIDENIIAPPDGYIKRGTSSFMRVTLALFSAGLATFALLYCVQPILPVLSHEFGVSPASSSISLSISTAMLAIGLLFTGPLSDAIGRKPVMVTALLLASCCTLLSTMMTSWHGILIMRALIGLSLSGVAAVGMTYLSEEIHPSFVAFSMGLYISGNSIGGMSGRLISGVFTDFFSWRIALAAIGCFALASALMFWKILPASRHFRPTSLRPKTLFINFRLHWRDKGLPLLFAEGFLLMGAFVTLFNYIGYRLMLSPWELSQAIVGLLSVAYLTGTWSSPKAGSMTTRYGRGPVMLFSTGVMLFGLLMTLFTSLWLIFAGMLLFSAGFFAAHSVASSWIGPRAKRAKGQASSLYLFSYYLGSSIAGTLGGVFWHNYGWNGVGGFIALMLVMALLVGARLHHRLHA, from the coding sequence GTGAGTCGTACAACTATCGTCGATACCGCGCCGGCAAGCGGTATTGATGAAAACATTATTGCCCCGCCGGATGGTTATATAAAACGCGGTACATCCTCTTTTATGCGCGTCACGCTCGCGCTTTTTTCTGCCGGACTGGCGACATTCGCCCTTCTCTATTGTGTGCAACCGATATTGCCCGTGCTCTCGCATGAATTCGGCGTATCGCCCGCCAGCAGCAGTATTTCACTTTCGATCTCAACCGCGATGCTAGCGATTGGTTTACTGTTTACCGGCCCACTTTCCGATGCCATTGGTCGCAAACCTGTGATGGTCACTGCGCTGCTGCTGGCCTCGTGCTGCACGCTTCTTTCCACAATGATGACCAGCTGGCATGGGATATTAATCATGCGCGCGCTGATTGGCCTGTCGCTAAGCGGCGTGGCTGCCGTCGGCATGACTTATCTCAGTGAGGAAATTCATCCCAGTTTCGTTGCCTTCTCAATGGGCTTATATATCAGTGGGAACTCGATTGGCGGCATGAGTGGTCGCTTGATCAGCGGTGTATTTACCGACTTTTTTAGCTGGCGTATTGCCCTGGCGGCCATCGGCTGTTTTGCGCTGGCGTCCGCGCTGATGTTCTGGAAAATCTTACCGGCATCCCGACACTTCAGGCCAACTTCGCTACGTCCCAAAACGCTGTTTATCAACTTCCGTTTGCACTGGCGTGACAAAGGTTTGCCGCTGCTGTTTGCCGAAGGTTTTCTGCTGATGGGCGCATTCGTTACGCTGTTTAACTACATCGGCTATCGTTTGATGCTGTCACCCTGGGAACTCAGCCAGGCCATTGTCGGCCTGCTCTCGGTGGCGTACCTGACCGGTACCTGGAGTTCGCCAAAAGCGGGCTCGATGACCACCCGTTATGGTCGCGGCCCGGTCATGTTGTTCTCAACGGGTGTCATGCTGTTCGGGCTGCTGATGACACTGTTCACGTCGCTGTGGCTGATTTTTGCCGGAATGCTGCTTTTTTCCGCCGGTTTCTTTGCCGCACACTCCGTCGCAAGCAGCTGGATTGGTCCGCGCGCTAAGCGCGCCAAAGGCCAGGCGTCATCACTGTATCTGTTCAGTTATTATCTGGGATCAAGTATTGCCGGTACGCTGGGCGGCGTGTTCTGGCACAACTACGGCTGGAACGGCGTAGGCGGATTTATTGCACTGATGCTCGTAATGGCGTTACTGGTTGGCGCTCGATTGCATCACCGCCTGCACGCATAA
- a CDS encoding carboxypeptidase M32 → MSNSANYQQLTRTFQRLSRFSHLSAITSWDMFTMMPSGGSKARSEALAELSVLEHQILTDPNVATWIAAAGQDDLSDIERANLREMSRLHHQASLLPESLVEAKSLAGSRCEHAWRSQRPANDWEGFAENLRDVVKYSREEAKLRAEAKGCTPYDALLDVFEPDMTSARLDVLFADLKSWLPDLLNKVVEKQSQQSLIAPVGPFPTAIQRELGLETMAQLGFDFTAGRLDISAHPFCGGVPEDVRITTRYDENELLSALFGVIHETGHARYEQNLPRKWSGQPIALARSTAIHESQSLFFEMQLARSDAFLRRLIPAVKQHFGDQPAFEERNFIAWNQQVKPGFIRVDADEVSYPAHVILRYEIERALINGDIEVDDIPALWNEKMQAWLGLSTIGNYRNGCMQDIHWTDGGFGYFPSYTLGAMYAAQLFSAANRALPGLEQAIAQGDYSGLFEWLRQNIWQHGSRFTTEQLITQATGEPLNSRYFRAHLEARYL, encoded by the coding sequence ATGAGTAACAGCGCGAATTACCAACAACTTACCCGCACCTTCCAGCGCCTCTCTCGCTTCTCCCATCTCTCGGCAATCACCAGTTGGGACATGTTTACCATGATGCCTTCCGGCGGTAGTAAAGCCCGAAGCGAAGCGTTGGCAGAACTGAGCGTACTTGAACATCAGATCTTAACCGACCCAAACGTAGCAACGTGGATCGCCGCAGCCGGGCAGGACGATCTGAGTGATATTGAACGGGCCAATCTGCGCGAAATGTCACGACTTCATCATCAGGCTTCGCTATTGCCGGAGTCTCTGGTGGAAGCGAAGTCCCTGGCAGGCAGTCGCTGTGAACATGCCTGGCGCAGCCAGCGCCCGGCTAACGACTGGGAAGGTTTTGCCGAAAACCTGAGAGACGTCGTTAAGTACAGTCGCGAAGAAGCCAAACTGCGCGCCGAAGCCAAAGGCTGTACACCTTACGATGCACTCCTCGATGTCTTTGAGCCAGACATGACCAGTGCCCGGCTGGACGTATTATTTGCAGATCTGAAAAGCTGGCTTCCGGACCTGTTAAATAAGGTCGTGGAAAAACAGTCTCAGCAATCCCTCATCGCCCCTGTGGGTCCTTTCCCGACCGCGATTCAGCGCGAGTTAGGTCTTGAGACCATGGCACAGCTTGGGTTTGACTTTACCGCAGGAAGACTGGATATCAGCGCGCATCCATTCTGCGGCGGCGTGCCGGAAGATGTTCGCATTACCACGCGCTATGATGAAAACGAGTTACTCAGCGCGTTGTTTGGCGTTATCCATGAAACCGGCCACGCCCGCTATGAGCAAAACCTGCCACGCAAATGGTCAGGACAACCTATTGCGCTTGCGCGTTCAACCGCGATCCATGAATCCCAGAGCCTGTTCTTTGAAATGCAACTGGCTCGCAGCGATGCATTCCTGAGGCGGTTGATTCCGGCGGTTAAGCAACATTTCGGCGATCAGCCTGCCTTTGAGGAACGTAACTTCATCGCCTGGAACCAGCAGGTGAAACCTGGGTTTATCCGTGTTGATGCAGATGAGGTCAGCTACCCTGCCCACGTTATCCTGCGCTACGAAATTGAGCGGGCATTGATTAATGGCGACATTGAGGTCGATGATATCCCGGCGCTCTGGAACGAGAAAATGCAAGCGTGGCTCGGATTATCAACGATCGGTAACTATCGCAATGGTTGTATGCAGGATATTCACTGGACCGATGGCGGGTTTGGTTACTTCCCTTCTTATACCCTGGGAGCCATGTATGCAGCACAGTTGTTTAGTGCAGCGAACCGCGCATTGCCCGGTTTAGAACAGGCCATCGCACAAGGGGACTACAGCGGACTCTTTGAGTGGCTGCGCCAGAATATCTGGCAGCATGGCAGCCGTTTCACCACCGAACAACTCATTACTCAGGCCACCGGAGAGCCTCTGAACAGTCGTTATTTCCGCGCGCATCTGGAAGCCCGCTATTTGTAA
- the asr gene encoding acid resistance repetitive basic protein Asr, translating into MKKVLALVVAAAMGLSSAAFAAETTATTTPAAAATTKAAPAKTTHHKKHHKAAEQKAQAAKKHTKKAATKPAVEQKAPEQKAQAAKKHHKKAATKPAVEQKAPEQKAQAAKKHTKKAVKHEAAKPAAQPAA; encoded by the coding sequence ATGAAAAAAGTATTAGCTCTGGTTGTTGCCGCTGCTATGGGTCTGTCTTCTGCTGCTTTTGCTGCTGAAACAACTGCTACCACTACTCCGGCTGCAGCTGCAACCACCAAAGCAGCACCGGCAAAAACCACACATCATAAAAAACATCACAAAGCCGCTGAGCAGAAAGCCCAGGCCGCTAAAAAGCACACCAAAAAAGCAGCAACTAAACCTGCTGTAGAACAAAAAGCACCAGAGCAGAAAGCTCAGGCTGCTAAAAAACACCATAAAAAAGCAGCCACTAAACCTGCTGTAGAGCAAAAAGCACCAGAACAGAAAGCGCAGGCTGCTAAAAAACATACCAAAAAAGCCGTAAAACACGAAGCCGCTAAACCCGCTGCTCAACCGGCTGCATAA